TGCCAGGAGAAAGAAGATCCTCCACAGAAGTCAGGTGTTGCCACCCCTACCAAAGAAAAGGTTTTGATGGCACTGCTGGATACACTTGCCATTTTTAGTGTGTTAACCTAAAGTATTACTATTCTACATTGTTTGAATCAGGTTTTTGTTGAAGAGTCTGATCCAGCAACACATTAGCAGAAATCCACCTTCAACAGTGGTTTAATTAATTTGCTGTCCTCTGACCAGGGGTGTAGGTAAACACTGTTTCATCACTTCACCTCGGAGGTACTGACCTTAAGCATGGGGGCAAGGCAGACAGCTGGGAGTGGCAGGGTCAAACCAGACAGGCAAGATTCATTGGAAATTCCCTGTCAAGGGCAAATCCTTTATTTTGTTGCAATTGGAATTTGTCAGCCTTAGAGAGCTCTGCCAGAAGTCACATTATTTGGAAACAACTCATCCTGGTGGAATAATAGAGCACGTTTACAGCCAATTTACTTGGGTATTTGAAGCAATTCCGGGTGTTCTGGGCACTGGGAAGTGCCACTTGCATCTGGATTGTCTCCCAGGAGGGATGTAGGCATATGCAACTGAGCTTCTCTCATAACCAGATGAAGAGCATCACAGAGGTAACATCTTTATCCTACCAGAGgatcaaataataaacaaagTCAAATCCTGCTTTCAGACTAATACACAACTCTTTTAGACTAACATGTTGCTCTTACAGATGACATGACCTtggcacagccactgcaggCCATGACACTGTATCAGTATCAGATTACCTATTCAAAGGATCCTTCCTTTCATGTCAGTGAGCAACACTGCCCTGTATCTTTTCCAGACATGccacagaaacatttttgatGACTTCACtattcttcatttctttccctAAGCCGCTTGATACTAGGACTAACATACCATTATAAGAAAGTAACACGTTGTTAAGGACTATCAGGCATTTTCAGGAGAGACTTTAACCACAGGCCTCTGTAAATAACTTTTATTATGCTTTGCAAGTTCCCATCACACACGTGATCACAATGCAGACATTTTTCTTGGTGCAAAGTGCTTTACTGCCCGTTGAACCAGTGTATAAGGTGTTAGTAAAAGCAGGAAGTTATTTATCAGCCAGTCAATGCTGCCTTAAACACACATCTTTCCTGCTACATTGTTTTACCATCTGTATTTATGGACTTGTATCCACCTCCTCATATCAAGTCCTCATTTATCCCCAAGCATGCACAGCGAACCCTGCACTTCTCAGGTGTATTTGTGAAGACCAAGTCACACACCCTCCAAGCCTCTCTCAAATTACAGCACATCCTTTAACTGTCCAAAACATCATCCGTTTTGGCTGCAAATCCACTTAGATTCTTCCCATCTGGCCGGCTCCTCTGTTTTCCCATTCTTCAGCTCCTTTTCTGCCCATAAGTGTGGTCACTTCTGTTTGCAAGGAAGATGATAGCGGGAGGTGTGGTGGTCCTTCAGGTCAAACTCCTCATGGCCTTCCCTAAGAAGCAAATACAAAGTGCACTCAGAAGTAAATACCCAGGCCAGGAACTCACCCTTAGACACTGCACAAGATATCTCCCAGCAGCCCTTAACTAGAAACTTATCCCAAGGGTTGGCTGTGAGGACCTGACTGGCAGCCATGTGGACTAACTACTTAAGATATTTGCTTGCAACAGAAATTTCTGAGGTGCATTATGGGAAAGTTCATCCTTGTCAGCTGGATTTGAAAATGACAGCAGgtccttctgtttctttccctcttgaaGAGATTCATGTAATTCATGGCTCATTTTCAGCACTGTGTCTGTGATTCCAGGGACATTAGCAACTGTGACAACAGAGAAAATGACAGTCTCCTCGAGAAAACTCtggaaaattactgaaaattatgTAGTGTATTGGCAGCTGTCTTAACCATGCTCAGGAGCAGGCAGTGTAGAGTAAGACACAAGCCTACATCTGCAGTGTGTGGATGATACACTCACCTGCCAGACTGTTAAATCTGCTGTTACTGATGTTTGCTGTCCGATACTTTTGTTCATATGCcttgtttttaatattctaaCACTGTCAGTCATAtgttttctgaacattttcatATGGATTTCCCCCACCGCATTTGCATTTCCCTACAAATACATATGCAGGAAATGAGAGAATATGCACAAAAAGCATCTCTTATTATCCCAACCACATTTTGAGCAACCTGCTGTCACTGATCTGAGAACCCAGCCAACTACCCAATACTTCTGaggcacaaaaaaagaaaagtcacgCAACCTGTTAGAAATTACTTTGTATTCAAATGAATTAACCCTCCAAATCTGAGACATGAAAATTTTGTCAAAAATCAATCTACACATGTTTAAGAACAAAGACTACAGCTGCTGCATGGCCTGACTGGTGAAAAAAGGCTCACACGTACATATTtcaatgaagaattttttaataTGGTTTAGGATTGCAAAGTCTCAACCTAAGAAAACCCTCAGGAATTCATACTATCTGATCTCCCCCTTTAAGGGAATCCAGCCTAGGTCATCCATCAATGGCATTAACAAGCCATAGGAGTCACTGAACAATGGTCTCATTTATCCCATCCCACGTAATGCAGCATATCAGCTGCTCCAAAGAACACTCAGACAATGTGCCCAAACATGCACTGAAGCATTTCTGCCTAGGACCAGTTTAGTCCCTGAAGCCTGAGACAAATACTGATCTCACAAAGTATTTCTCTAACAACTAGCATTCAGCTCAAATCTGGATTCCTCAGATCTTGCCTCCTACtgcctgtttttctgtttaatgaGAAAAACATACAAAAGGGGCCAAGCTTACCTTTGACTCACCTCTCAGACCCAGAGGAATTGCAAGACTCACCAAAAACAGCGCTGACAGTAGAGGTCCCCGTCACAGCCATGGCAGCGCAAAGTGGCATCTTCATTGCAGATGCAGCACCAGGGTAACTCATCCTCATCGCTATCATCTGCCCTTGCAAGAGCTGTGGTGGCTGGAGTGTGGCTCTaattcacaaagaaaacaagagacAGAGAGTTCAAACCCCAGCACAGACAATAAAGGACCTTAACTGTAACGCATGATGGCCACAGTGACCTGTTCCATAGTCCACAGTTTCCTCTCTGTTGATCCTAAGTCTGTGAGATGAACTTGCCCAGAGTGCAGGGACAAGCTACATATGCATCTAGTTGTTAAATAAAAACCCAAGGTACTTTATAGAATTTGGGTTTAAATCTATGTTGCTTGGAATGCAAACAGGTATTCAGCCTCATTTACTGTCTACATTGATGTACACCCACATTGTGTGTGCTGTGTTAACGGGATAAAGCTCAGATATTCTGGCAGGCACCACAACGATATCATGTGACAGacaattcctgctgcagaagcAAGAGATCTAACAGTTTTGCTGAAAGGGGCTatgtgggaagggaaaggaatgtGGAGGTGAGGACATTGTTTTCTCCCTGTTGTGGGAAGAAAACTGTGGGACAAAGGAAGTGCTTTGCCAAAAGGTCCCTACTATTCATTCATACCTGAGGCTAGGACAAAAAGATCTTCTGAAATCATAATCTAAATATATCCATACAGCCAACTATGGCCTCCTTCTCCCTTACAGAGAACTCTTGTGGAACTGAAAACACACTGAGACATAGTGCCCGGACACTGGCAAAGGCAGCTTCCTGACACAATCTTTTCCTAGCACTATCTTTTGCATCAGTAATCCCAGAAATGCAAGGTGTCATACCTGAGATGGATATTTTTGATAATGTTTACAATTATATAATTTCTTCCACTAGGAGCAGGCCTGACAGGTGCCTGTGAGTCACAGGTGCATTTAATTCTTGTAATATACATTAGAGATTATGTATATATTTCCATGGTAGGCCAGAATCCACTCTGAGCATAGGGTATCCTGCTACTAATTCCTTCCTCTGACATTATATGAGAACACGACCAGTAGAATACTATCTAGAGGTTCTATTCTGCACATGCTGAAAGCACTGGTAAACCTCCCATTTACTCTGCTTCAGATTCTACTGTACTAGATCATGGCCTGCTGATCAACAAGGCCTGCCCTAGCATGGCCTTGTTGAtttattatacatatatatatataattctCTAATATCCATACTGAGAGGTGTCTACCAACTTCTCTTGGTTTACATGACTCTGTAACATTCAAGACAAAGCCAGCCTGAAAGGAATTGTAttccagggaacaattccttttATAAGTACAAGGATGATTCACagctgagctcagagctggtCAGCCTTGCAGAAGCTGCTTGGCTTGTTAGCTCTGGAGAAACAGgttggttaatttttttttctgcatcaaGCCTAGGATACAACAAACTTTTGCTGCAGAACTGTACTCTCCTGTCACCCTGGAACATTCCAGGCAACAGTTCAAGAGATCCTGGTAATTTCACTGACCTTTTGCTTTGCTGGCTTACACAGGTTCTGTTGTGAGGGTCCTGCTTGGGTGGTCTGATCTGGGGGAATGTTGAATCCACTTGCTTCATCCAGGGCTGCTTCCTCTGTGAGCTGGTAACAACACAAAGCAAGAAGTCTCTTGTTTCAAACACAGCTGTGAGCCTCATTCTAGGCCCTACACCTCCTGCACTTGATGCTGTCATGCAGTAACAGGAGATGACAAGTCTGAATGCAGCTGGTGTTACCCAGACAGATGTAAGCTCGCTCTGCACTCGGAACACTGTGTGTCCATTGTGGACAGTCTACAGCAGCAGGGGCCTGCAGCTCACACACTGCTTTGCAGTGCAGCTAGCAGGCCCTCAGCATCATGCTAATCACACATATCTTACATATCAGACAAACTTAAGCTCAGGTCTGCCTGCAAGACAATTCAGAGACATTTTGAGGAGAAATGTAGGCATAAGCTGAGCTACTCAGCACACATCTCATCATCCATGTTCTAAGTGGCTGGAGGAAAATGCAGAACAAGAGAGGAAGTACCAGCAAAGTGTGGTTATACAGGAGACACATGCAGACCACAAGAGACACTAAGCACGAATGAGAAAGACAATGTGACAGACTAGAAGTATTGTTTTCAATTGCCTGTCAAATAGTTGAATGGCCCATGGGAGCTATTATTGGAAAAGCACTAGGAAAGTAAGGAAGGAAACTCTTCTCAGGAACAGAAACACAACCCTTGTACGCTCACCAGGTAACACACACACAAGGCATAaccaagaagaagaaaaacaaggccACAGCTGCCACTTCTGACCTGTTTCAGCACTCTGCGAATGGCCTCCTCCTCAGCCACTTCCTCATCACTGTCAGGGAGCTTATAGGTTTCCAGTGTAACTGTGGGAGTAGGAAATGTGAGAATGTAACTCACACCTGCCTCAAGCCTTGTGCACAGTAATGTACCAGAGACAATTCTTTGTGGTGTGAGCTGGCTGTGGCATTCTGGCTCTGACCTTTTAAGGTGCAGGTTCCTCATAAAGGACgttactgtttatttttaatacttggaagagagatggaaaagatCCCCACCAAAACCagagttttgcttttaaaagttttgttaAGCTCACAGAGCATGCTAGAATTATCCCAAAGAAGGATGCAAGACAAAGCAGTCTGACCTTACAGCTCCAGTCTTTACCCTCAACTTAGATCTTTCATATTGATTTCGTGACAAACCAACCTGTACCACTTTGCAGACAGAACCAAATCTCAGTCTGTTTCTTGCAGAACAGAAGAATTAAATGGATAAACACTAATAAAGAATTTACTCTGTCATAGCAGCTCTATTCCTCTCTTGGCACTGTATTCTCATCTGCTACCCACCTTTCTCTGGGTCCTCGCCTTTGAGTGCTGCCAGTCTCTTGGCAACCTGCAGGATCTTTTCCTGCCTAGTGTTctcttcccacagctcagcagcagcttctgccagaagtttattcttctcttcctctAGCTGTTTTAGGTCCAGATTTGCAGGGCAAACACAATCTTCAGTTCCCCGATTGAGATCATTCAAACTGTGGCTATTAACAGctgcagacagacacacagaacaCACTGCTGACTCAGCAGCAATGTTCCTTGGGCACAGAAAACATGACAAAAAGTGCTATGAGAGCAGCTTGCTGCTCTCCATGAAACCTGATAACGAGAGGGAAAGGCATGCCAGTAGGATCTTCACTGTacatgaagagaagaaaatgagctgACCTGTGGCCTACAGTGGGTTTACAGAGAAAACAATGCAGCCAGGAAGATAATGGTATGCCAGATTCTGATGCTGATGTTTTGTAACAGTGCACAGGTGCATTAAGAGTAACAACAGCTCCTCCCCAGGGAGGAGTCACTTTAGAGAAACAGAGAATCTGAATAATACAACCCTGACAAGAAGGAACTATCTCCAAGCAAAGACACCGAGACCCAGCATGGAAAGATGACCCACCAAGAGATGGCTGCTCTTGATCACTGCAAGGGATTTTAAGGGGAAGATATGGACAAACTGTGACACTCAGCTCACCTGTAAGTTACATAGCGAGGCACAAACTCCCTTCTCAGCATAGCACATACATTATTAGACACAAACAGGTCATTAGAAGCCAAAACAGATACCTTGAGGCTGAACTTTTGGTCTGTAATGCTCATCAATGGCAACCTCCTCAGACAGCTGAGTTAACAGGTCATCTGTCTGCTGGACCAGACTTCGGGCGTCTGGGGCTTGGTGTACCTAAGAAACCAGGGGAGTGTGGGAAAAGGCAAATGAGAGAAAAGCGGCATACTCAATCAAAGAAGAATTTTGGCAACCAAGATCACTCTAGATGGGAGCAATAACAAAGATACCTCCACTGACATTGAGAATCTCAGTTTACAGTTATGTGGTGTAAGATTTGTAAGGGCTTCATTTTCAGAGGTGCTCAATGTACACAGCTCTAAGAGCAGTCACCCAAACAAGGCAAAGGGGTGCTGAGTGTATAGAAATACATGCTACTGGGTCCCAATTCCAGCTCCACCACCACCTTCAGTGTAAACAAAGTGCCATTCTCAACAGTGCCAGCCAGCAAGCCCCACAGAGACCTATGATAACAGCTGGACATACAGCTGAAAGAACCATAAGGAAATGGTATCCCAGGGGACAAGATCATTCCTATAGGCTTTCAAGGCATATATCCAACAAATTCCTCTGCAAACTCAGACAAATCACGCTGGGCTTCCATTTCTGGAAAAATTAACAGGACTCTGCCCAGCTGATATGCAGTAACTAGAAGATGTAATTAGAAGATAGGGTTGATAAGCCTCCAACacaaacagctctgaaaaactATAACCACTCATGTACATTAATGAGTTGAGAGTAAAAAAACGTCAGCATCTATcgttaaaaataaacacacaaactACATCTAGCATAAAGGAACAGACTGCATTCAAATTGAAGCAGTGAACAAGTAAAGGCTGGTGATTTGCTTCTGGAGCAATGACACAATCAGGAAACAGAGATTTCTAAAGAAAACTACCTGGACacaaaaaagctgaagaaggaaGAATATGGCATGCTGTGACACCAGTTACTGTGTCAGCTCAGAATAAATTGCTGACTAAAGAGCTGAGGGAGCTTACAGGTCTGGGAGCTTGGGAAGGAGGATCTCTACCCTGCAGGACAGCCAACCGGTCCTCCATTTCCTGTGTGGATGGAACAGGTCCTCGGCCATCCTCCTTCAGGGCTGCCAGCCTAGCTTCGATCTCAGCCTGAGTAGGGATCGACTCTGCAATTCACAATAACCCAAGGGAGGAGATTATTCTGttattgaaaattaaaagctacatgttttttcccttaaaattgtatttcattCTGGAATCATACTCTGAACACCTGAGCAAAAACCTCACCCAGCCCTGACGAGAATGAAGGGTCATACTGCAGTGACTCAGAGACTACCCTGATGCTAACTGCTAACCCTTTCTTCCAAGTCC
This portion of the Vidua chalybeata isolate OUT-0048 chromosome 6, bVidCha1 merged haplotype, whole genome shotgun sequence genome encodes:
- the ZFYVE19 gene encoding abscission/NoCut checkpoint regulator isoform X2, giving the protein MGVRPSSPSSRKREGSQSSSAKWSPPENYKKRVAAFEAKQNQLKDQHKAAAKPPGRSGCRYQGLSKEDRAIAERLERLREERKPKSIPTQAEIEARLAALKEDGRGPVPSTQEMEDRLAVLQGRDPPSQAPRPVHQAPDARSLVQQTDDLLTQLSEEVAIDEHYRPKVQPQAVNSHSLNDLNRGTEDCVCPANLDLKQLEEEKNKLLAEAAAELWEENTRQEKILQVAKRLAALKGEDPEKVTLETYKLPDSDEEVAEEEAIRRVLKQLTEEAALDEASGFNIPPDQTTQAGPSQQNLCKPAKQKSHTPATTALARADDSDEDELPWCCICNEDATLRCHGCDGDLYCQRCFWEGHEEFDLKDHHTSRYHLPCKQK
- the ZFYVE19 gene encoding abscission/NoCut checkpoint regulator isoform X1, giving the protein MDSRCYGCASKFSVFKKECGCKSCGRSFCSGCRSFSAVVPRCGNTQQKVCKQCYGKLTGEGSQSSSAKWSPPENYKKRVAAFEAKQNQLKDQHKAAAKPPGRSGCRYQGLSKEDRAIAERLERLREERKPKSIPTQAEIEARLAALKEDGRGPVPSTQEMEDRLAVLQGRDPPSQAPRPVHQAPDARSLVQQTDDLLTQLSEEVAIDEHYRPKVQPQAVNSHSLNDLNRGTEDCVCPANLDLKQLEEEKNKLLAEAAAELWEENTRQEKILQVAKRLAALKGEDPEKVTLETYKLPDSDEEVAEEEAIRRVLKQLTEEAALDEASGFNIPPDQTTQAGPSQQNLCKPAKQKSHTPATTALARADDSDEDELPWCCICNEDATLRCHGCDGDLYCQRCFWEGHEEFDLKDHHTSRYHLPCKQK